One Nicotiana tomentosiformis chromosome 1, ASM39032v3, whole genome shotgun sequence genomic window, AAACTAGGCCTTTagaaagatgatattttgggcttAATGAAATGTCTTCTCAATGCTCAATGGATTCAAActtagcctgtttggccaaacttctcaaGAGGGAAAAGGTGTTTTTTttcctcaaaagtactttttttcctaacttgaggtgtttggccaagcttttttggagaaaaaagtacttttgggaagaagcagaaacagtttctgagaagcagaaaaaagtagtttcttcccaaaagcagaagcaaaagcagttttgacttttcttcttaccaaaaatacccttaacaaaatatagtatataccaaaataaccgttaaacctaatacttaggatattaatgtataaatattttttattatttttaggatagctttctaatatatagtgattTTAAGGGTGAATGcatttatatttgttgaatgatttttaatatatttaacttatattaaaagaattaagtacttttaaattttatttttatattttacttaaataaaataaaaagatttaattattgtctgtaataacaaatttttaagattatttatttacttataatattaactattaagcaaatttattcatgtccttattcgtaatttgatacttaaaagcactttctgaaaagcttggccaaacacaaattattgctcaaaagtatttttcagagtaattagccaaacacaaattgcttctctccaaaaatatttttttcaaaagcacttttgaaaaaagcacttttcaaaataagctgatttctccagcttggccaaacaggctattagtaattcatatatattggacttatataattaatctaacaatattagcccataatatttattggGACTAATATATTTAAACTATAATCcaattattttattgaatttaaatccaataaattttgcatgcccATAGTTTTATGAGTAGAAGAAGAATCTTTGAGGGAAAAAATTAAACtctttttaaaaaaactaaacgacaaaagaaaaataaccacgtttttttctttttgttctttttctataAACACACCCTACTATGTGGGGTACGGCCACGAGGTGATTGACCCAAAACAGTTAATCTAGAAAAGTAAAAGGAGAAAAATGGCCACCAAGAAGAGCCAAGAGTCGAACACAGAGGCACTGCCTCCATCGAGTGGCCTCAGTGCATATAATTGTACCAAGATCAATTTGCCTACTACAAAAAATGTGTGGCCTAAATGCTTTTGTCATTGTCTTTGGCATTGTGACATTGCCATATACCAAAATTTTTGGAAAAGTTAATATGACCCTACTGCAGATTAAGAACGTACTTGAAGAGAAAATAAAGCTTCCTCCGTGCCTTAATTATGtattattattttgattagtttAGTTTACGCTATCACCTGTTCAACTAAATTATTTAATCCATCTTTAGGTTACTAACTCACACTTATATAGTTCCTCGTGATTTACTTCTAAATAGCTTGATAATGTAAAAATTGTTTACATGTCATTGAAATTACACCCGTGCGGATACATGTAATCTAGCACAAAAGAAGTAGGAGGAAACTGTGGCGCTTATTTGAAAGAGTGAAGCAAAGCAAAAACAAGCAAATGACACCCAAGCCTAAATTTAAAAGGgatctttatacaaatagccGGAAGTTTCACTGTTTAATATTTCTAGCTGgtatatttaatttatatatcgACTCTACATGGATATACgcatattatacatatattatacattcccTTACTAgttttacttttgaaattgttacacaaatagccggccagattcaatattatttttttagctagtatacatatattatacataattGTACATATATTATACAAATGTTATACATCCGccggttatttttagtttatgaggttagatgtttgggtaaattcttcaatttaaaatGCTCTAATTTCATGTACTTCCAAGAGTCGGCAGATCCTTCTGCTTCAACTTTAATAAGGCCACAGCTCAGACATCAAGCCCAATGGGCTGGAAACTTATAACCCGTGAGGCTGATAGGTCACTCTGGGTCAGCCCAAGGCAAAATGTGATTCCAAGCACTACTTCCCTTTCCTTCTACTGGGAGAAAGCAACTTCCTTTCATTGAAAGGGGATCCACTCGCATCTAATTTTTTGCTTACCTTTAAATTACATATGAAgatcagagaagtgaaaaatgGGCGATGttagagcatattttgattggCATTGCAATTTTGCGCCTTCCAGGAGCAACAACTAATTAAGAAAACGGTAAGGGTTTTCCAACCAATAGTAGAGCTCGAGAAAATTGCCAAAATTCCAAACATACACACTGCCAGAGCACATAGCTGACCCAATTTCATAATTATATAGCAAAGTTCTACAAGATTTATCTTATATGCTAACGAATCTCCAGCAAAGATACCTTTATGTACATGTTACTATACAATACAAAAACATTCATCACTTGCTATAGGCTCCCATACTGTACCAACATATCCCCAGAAGCAAGTCAAAGTGCCTCATGTACATGTTACATACAAAATCACCACTTGCTTAAGGCTCCCACGAAGTTTCTATCAGCATATCCCCTGAAGCAAGTCCCAAGTGGCTTGAAGGCTAAAGCTTTCCACACTAATCAAATGGTATAAATTGCTTTCCAAACCACATATATTAACAGCCCCCATACACACCACATCATGTCTTCCCATCCGACTGAAATAGGAGATGTGTTACTCATTCAACCTGTACACTTCTGCTACTGCTAGTAGCTCACCAAATCAGATCCTGTTAGTTGCACCTGGAAAAGTGACCTCCAATATTTGTCTTAAACACTTTAGATCGTAGAGGTTAATGCTGATGTTAATCTAATCAGTAATCTCAAACTAATGCCAAAAGTCAAATCGAGTTCCACATGAAACGGTCTCATAACCGTGAACGGCGGAAGAATCTCCCGGCATTTAATGGTGAATGCTTACGTGCTGAGGAAGTTGGTTGGCCTTTCGAGGAAGTAGAAAACTTAACATCCCAACCTTCAATGTTCTTAGGAACACAAGCATCAAAAAGGATTTGGCCAACCAAAGTGTGTGCACTTAAACTGGGATTTGGACAAATAGGCAGATCTTTTCTTTCCTCCGGGGAAGAGCCAGAATCACTACTATTTTGATGCTCAGATGAACTTGGCAAGAAAAAGTGATCGTTTGGCCCCCCTGCAACTCTTCTAAAACTTCCGTTTGAGTCAGCTGCTGCATTTTGGAGGTCACATATCAAGTGAGATATCTCATCATGCATATCATCCAAGCCATTTCTCTCTCCTAGTTTCTTAATTCTGCAAGTGAAAACTGAAACTGCATGAGCAAGCAGTTGATCTACAGCCGCCCCGTAGCGGATTGGATCACTCTGGTAGAGACCTGCAAGATGGCAGAAAATATCTGATTGTGCATGTTGAAAACATGGAATTCAGAGAATTGGAACCAACGTTATATCTGCAAGGAACATGAGACAACCAAAAGGGCAAAATGCGCTAGATACAGGACAAAATGTGCCAAAGAACAAAAAGACAGAAGCACACTAACATTATGACAAGAAAAGTACATAGCAAGCGACTAGTCACAAGATCAACTGACCTAAGTGACAGGAACTCTTCCACTTTATCATTTTGACATCCGCCCCCATGTCTTGCAAGCAGTGAGCAAATTTAAATACAGATTGATATGGAGCAATCTCATCATTTTCGGAGCACAAAATGAGAAAGGGAGCCCCAAAACTCTGCAGGAAGACAGGATAAATCAGCTAAGAGGATAACATATTAGGAACTCCTTAATGACTTCTGGCTAGCTGAAACTTACAACTGAGGAGTAAAGAGTTCGCCAATACTCAGAACGCTGGGATCCAAACCTAGTAAGGAACAAGGCATCTAGTCCAGAAGTAAACCCTTTCCCAACCAAAGAAAGCAGCTTTGTGGAGCCAGGGATCTTCAGAAATGTGGGAGGCACAGCAAATTGTGTTCCAAAGTCCGCAGTAAAATCAACAGGACCAGAATCATAAATTTGACCTGAGATGCAGTTAACAGCCAGTTGGCTTTCCTCCTGCAAAAGAGAATGAAAGATTCAAAAAAACGTTATATGCTATCAACAACTCATCCCAGGGGAAAATATAGATCTCCGATTTCATAGCAATGTATGTATTCCAAACTCAAATAAGTGCTTACCAGATTACCGTGAGCTTCACATCTCCCTTTAACAATCTGCATCAAGTGGAAAGTGTTAAAGCATTGCTCTCAATAATAACAGACTAAAAACTTTATCCTTAGGTCTACATAATTTTTCAGTCAAACCCACAAGAGATCTCAACGAGGTGGCATAGGAGATGTAAATACACAACAGAAACTATGCATACAAACAAAATGAAACTGTGTGCATCAAAAAGTCTTGTGGGTGATTGTTGAAGTCACTATACCTGAAAAAACTTATACATGCAGGCCTTAGAACCACCAGAAATAGCTGCAACAACTACTGGACGAAGCCGACATCTTAGTTCCTACGCAATTAATAATAAGAATATTAGGGACATGAAAATGGGAAATTTGGGCCAAAAATTTACTAATCTGCTGCATGTTCTGACTATATCATTATAATAGCAACTTCGTTGCGAATTTCACAAATGGGGTTTCATAAATCAAACACTTAATTCAAACGTGTCTTTTAGCTCTCAACCAATTTCCCTCACATTTTCACATATGTGGTTGTTATGCCATTAACAGTCTCATACTGTCAGCAAAACCCTATTGTATACCAAGATCAGCAAAAGCACAGGTGAAAAGCTAACCTTTACGAGCTCTCTTAGAAGAGAATATGCCAGTGATGTAGCCTTCTCAGTTATGAATCTGCACAAATTATCCACAGAGTCAATCTTTTGAACTACCGACTAAAGAGAAATCAACAAATTATATTCATCGGTGTACGCTGTTTGTGATGCAGCCCGAAAACAAGGAAAAAAAATCCTGATCACAATGTATTAAAGATAAGCAAAAAGAAAAGAATTCAACATATCATCAAAGTCAGATTGATGACCATGCCTATGAAAGCATCAAGAACAGTGATGCGTCacattcaaatttccaacttgtTGACGTTTCATGTTAAATTTTCCGTCACTGCCAAATACACAGAGCGCCCCATACTAGCACGATAAAATCATACTGCTCCTACACAGGGAATCACATAACATCTCCACCCTACCCTATCCCTTGAGCCATAACTTCTCTATTGTCTCCTTGAATGACACAAAAAGCAAGATAATCCTTAGCCAACACAGATATTCCCCAAATCAGTCTTTAGCAGTCCAACATCAAACGCATCTCACCTTTTTCTTAAAATTTCAAATGCTTCATAGTATTAGGTGAATTTATAATGGCAAGACGCAAATATGCTTGTTTTCTAAAGAACCTAAGCTCTCATCTGTAGAAGGTTAGCCAAAGATTAATCTGCGCATGTCCAACACCAAGCACATTAGATCCACTAAGTTTACCAACATCAGTAATTGCATAAGTCATTAGATCCTTGCATCCTTTTTGGCTTACCACTATCAGTCATAGCTAATGTCCTTGTAAAACTCCAGCATGCTCCCTTGCACTACCACAATCgtaaaataccaaattttaattAAGCTTTTTTATAATCTAAAAAAAGACAGAATAAAATGTGCCTAATGTTCTGTTTTTTTATGTGAAATCAccacgaaaccatcaaaacta contains:
- the LOC104118965 gene encoding uncharacterized protein, with protein sequence MWAILRSITNYYTHPPTQSHSTFISIALTSQIASILSKLGFNSDMSIDGGRFYWDRSERNSDEKVSGIVIIFGWVSIQEAELKNYVDLYASLGWTSLVCLADFTTLFITEKATSLAYSLLRELVKELRCRLRPVVVAAISGGSKACMYKFFQIVKGRCEAHGNLEESQLAVNCISGQIYDSGPVDFTADFGTQFAVPPTFLKIPGSTKLLSLVGKGFTSGLDALFLTRFGSQRSEYWRTLYSSVSFGAPFLILCSENDEIAPYQSVFKFAHCLQDMGADVKMIKWKSSCHLGLYQSDPIRYGAAVDQLLAHAVSVFTCRIKKLGERNGLDDMHDEISHLICDLQNAAADSNGSFRRVAGGPNDHFFLPSSSEHQNSSDSGSSPEERKDLPICPNPSLSAHTLVGQILFDACVPKNIEGWDVKFSTSSKGQPTSSARKHSPLNAGRFFRRSRL